From Chryseobacterium shandongense, the proteins below share one genomic window:
- a CDS encoding SDR family oxidoreductase, whose amino-acid sequence MKKALITGANKGIGFEVAKQLLQKGYYVYLGSRDLNNVKEAVEKLKNEGLKNVELLEIDVTNQDSVNSARIELGKKTQVLDVLINNAGINGIEFKDGKPVMHTATETGVDIYKKVYEVNVYGVIRVTQAFLDLLRKSSAPRIVNVSSSQGSLTLHSDPNFIHYNFKGSVYQSSKSALNMYTIVLAYELKDLPFKVNAVSPGSTKTDFNHNLGPGSVVDAGNRIVKYAITGENGPTGKFFSEDMNTDNGEIPW is encoded by the coding sequence ATGAAAAAGGCATTAATTACAGGAGCGAACAAAGGCATTGGTTTCGAGGTTGCAAAACAATTGTTACAAAAAGGGTACTATGTTTATCTGGGTAGCAGAGATTTAAATAATGTTAAAGAAGCCGTCGAAAAATTAAAAAATGAAGGGCTGAAAAATGTTGAATTGTTAGAGATAGACGTTACCAATCAGGATTCGGTAAATAGTGCCCGTATTGAATTGGGCAAGAAAACACAGGTACTCGATGTACTAATCAACAATGCCGGTATCAATGGAATAGAATTTAAAGATGGCAAACCTGTAATGCATACTGCAACAGAAACAGGTGTAGATATTTATAAGAAAGTCTATGAGGTAAATGTATATGGTGTGATAAGAGTTACGCAGGCATTTTTGGATTTATTGCGGAAATCATCAGCGCCCAGAATTGTCAATGTAAGTTCAAGCCAAGGTTCGCTCACTTTACACAGCGACCCAAATTTTATTCACTACAACTTCAAAGGCTCGGTATATCAGTCTTCAAAATCAGCCTTAAATATGTACACCATTGTGCTGGCGTATGAATTGAAGGACTTGCCCTTTAAGGTAAATGCTGTAAGCCCAGGTTCGACCAAAACAGATTTTAATCATAATTTGGGGCCAGGTTCTGTTGTAGATGCCGGTAACAGAATTGTAAAATATGCCATCACTGGAGAAAACGGACCGACAGGTAAATTTTTCTCTGAAGATATGAATACTGACAACGGCGAAATTCCGTGGTAG
- a CDS encoding helix-turn-helix domain-containing protein, whose product MEKPIRIKTISELHKIMGLPKPHHPLIELIDLSKQKKDTGIFAVLFDLYVITLKRGCNKLFYGQQQYDFDEGVMAFLSPGQILRGESNSIPENIDGWMLFIHPDFLWNTSLAKKIKQYDFFGYTINEALFLSEKEETMINAIVENIKNEYQTNIDQFSQDIIISHLETLLNYSERFYQRQFITRKKTNHQILDRLEALLSDYFNSDNLVSKGLPTVQYISDQLHISPTYLRSLLKTLTGLNTQQHIHEKLIEKAKEKLSTTDLTISEIAYELGFEHMQSFSKLFKEKTSQSPLAFRANFN is encoded by the coding sequence ATGGAAAAGCCAATCCGAATAAAAACCATTTCTGAGTTGCACAAAATAATGGGTTTGCCTAAACCGCATCATCCATTGATTGAACTTATTGATCTATCAAAACAAAAAAAGGATACAGGAATTTTTGCTGTACTATTTGATTTGTATGTGATTACTTTAAAAAGAGGTTGTAATAAATTATTTTATGGACAACAACAATATGATTTTGATGAGGGCGTAATGGCATTTTTATCGCCTGGACAAATTTTACGCGGAGAAAGTAATAGTATTCCGGAAAATATAGACGGCTGGATGCTGTTTATCCATCCCGATTTTTTATGGAATACTTCCTTGGCTAAAAAAATAAAACAATACGATTTTTTTGGCTACACCATCAATGAAGCCTTGTTTTTATCGGAGAAGGAAGAAACAATGATAAATGCTATTGTTGAAAACATCAAAAACGAATATCAAACAAACATAGACCAATTTAGTCAGGACATCATCATTTCACATTTAGAAACTTTGTTGAATTATTCGGAACGGTTTTATCAACGACAATTCATTACCCGTAAGAAAACCAACCATCAAATCCTCGACCGGTTGGAAGCATTGCTTTCAGATTATTTCAACAGTGATAATTTGGTTTCAAAAGGATTACCAACTGTTCAATATATTTCAGACCAATTACATATTTCGCCAACCTATCTGCGTAGTTTACTCAAGACATTGACAGGCTTGAATACGCAACAGCACATTCACGAAAAACTGATTGAAAAAGCAAAGGAAAAACTATCAACAACTGATTTAACGATAAGTGAAATTGCTTATGAATTAGGTTTTGAGCATATGCAATCGTTCAGCAAATTGTTTAAAGAAAAAACAAGCCAAAGTCCGTTGGCGTTCAGGGCTAATTTCAATTAG
- a CDS encoding AraC family transcriptional regulator, giving the protein MDYQVNYINPELKLSCYEGKLFKTEAAFQDHLLVWLISGETKIIQADESFVFGAGSTFLIPRNQLATIINYPKDGLPHKAVAMHLSTKRLKYFFDNQSVRSEIETGKIIHFHPHPLLESCLHSLIPYFEIQNDFPENIASLKINEAINILRTIDPTIDAVLNNFEEPGKIDLKTFMEKNFMFNMPLEKFGYLTGRSLTTFKRDFYEAFHMTPQRWLTKKRLETAHYELTQKNKKPVDFYHEIGFENLSHFSFAFKKQYGLTPRELIGQNSYCEK; this is encoded by the coding sequence ATGGATTATCAAGTCAATTATATCAATCCGGAACTTAAACTTTCCTGTTACGAAGGAAAGTTGTTCAAAACGGAAGCAGCATTTCAAGATCATTTACTGGTCTGGTTAATTTCGGGTGAAACCAAAATTATTCAGGCAGATGAAAGTTTTGTTTTCGGAGCGGGCAGTACTTTTTTGATTCCGAGAAACCAATTGGCAACCATCATCAATTACCCCAAAGATGGATTGCCGCACAAAGCTGTTGCGATGCACCTTTCGACAAAGAGATTAAAATATTTTTTTGACAATCAATCTGTCAGGTCGGAAATTGAGACCGGAAAAATCATTCATTTTCATCCACATCCTTTATTGGAAAGCTGTCTACATTCGCTAATTCCTTATTTCGAAATACAAAATGATTTCCCTGAAAATATTGCCTCATTAAAAATCAATGAGGCAATCAATATTTTACGAACCATTGACCCGACAATCGATGCAGTTCTGAACAATTTTGAAGAACCAGGAAAAATTGACCTGAAAACTTTTATGGAAAAAAACTTCATGTTCAATATGCCACTGGAAAAATTTGGATACCTGACTGGTCGTAGTCTGACCACTTTCAAACGGGATTTTTACGAAGCATTCCATATGACACCACAGCGATGGCTTACCAAAAAGCGTTTGGAAACGGCCCATTATGAATTGACTCAGAAAAATAAAAAACCTGTTGACTTTTATCATGAAATCGGATTCGAAAATCTTTCCCATTTTTCATTTGCTTTCAAAAAACAGTATGGATTGACACCGAGAGAATTAATTGGACAAAATTCATATTGTGAAAAATAA
- a CDS encoding MBL fold metallo-hydrolase, protein MNTTKDIKNSGFFKFQLGQLKLAVITDGVIQIETIQPMFAPNIQKERIKDFFANSMLREDKIELAGNILFITNGEKNILIDAGSGVMVSPSTGKLIENLANLGVSPHEITDIVFTHAHPDHIGGVVDKDGKLVFENADYYISETEYKFWMSEEPDFSQGTKNEFSDFEIQFARDHFRPIEDKLNLYADEAELFGFLKLEHAPGHTPGHTIITISSGDEELVHIADTFQHIMLIEYPEWGNQIDSDFELGIKTRKDVLEKLSSTKKLFFGDHLPFPGLGFIQKTEKGYHYVPKAFYTV, encoded by the coding sequence ATGAATACAACAAAAGACATTAAAAATTCAGGATTTTTTAAATTTCAGCTAGGACAACTGAAATTGGCTGTAATAACCGACGGTGTAATACAAATCGAAACCATTCAGCCGATGTTTGCACCCAACATTCAGAAAGAAAGAATTAAAGATTTTTTCGCAAACAGTATGCTTCGTGAGGATAAAATAGAACTCGCAGGCAATATTCTCTTTATAACGAATGGAGAGAAAAATATTCTTATTGATGCAGGAAGCGGTGTAATGGTATCCCCTTCGACCGGGAAATTAATTGAAAACCTGGCAAATTTGGGTGTTAGTCCGCATGAAATTACAGATATTGTCTTCACGCACGCCCATCCGGATCACATCGGAGGAGTTGTTGATAAAGACGGAAAATTGGTTTTTGAGAATGCTGATTATTACATTTCGGAGACAGAATATAAATTCTGGATGTCCGAAGAACCTGATTTTTCGCAGGGTACAAAAAACGAGTTCTCCGATTTTGAGATTCAGTTTGCAAGAGACCATTTCAGGCCCATTGAGGACAAGCTTAATTTGTATGCAGATGAAGCAGAGCTTTTCGGTTTTCTTAAATTGGAACACGCTCCGGGACATACTCCGGGACATACCATTATTACCATTTCTTCTGGAGATGAGGAATTGGTTCATATCGCAGATACCTTCCAACATATAATGCTGATAGAGTATCCGGAGTGGGGCAATCAGATTGATTCCGATTTTGAATTAGGCATCAAAACACGTAAAGATGTGCTGGAAAAATTATCATCGACAAAGAAACTTTTTTTTGGAGATCATCTGCCTTTTCCGGGCTTAGGTTTTATTCAAAAAACGGAGAAAGGATATCATTATGTTCCGAAGGCTTTTTATACGGTTTAG
- a CDS encoding NADP-dependent oxidoreductase: protein MKAIVLKEAGNVENLEYVELKKTTINDGEVLIKVKAISINPVDVKSRAGKGVYGRIKTENPLILGWDISGIVEETKSSDFKVGDEVFGMVNFPGHGKAYAEYVAVPANQLALKPKNISFEDAAASTLVALTAYQALVHNANIQEGQNVLVHAASGGVGHITVQIAKYLGAQVTGTSSAKNKDFVLSLGADSHIDYHGFDWKSAGRTFDFVLDTIGAENIDHSLEVTKEGGSIISIPTGLNEEVTAKAEAKGVKGYFILVQSSGEDMKQIASLLESGVVKPHVSKVFPFEQMREAHLEQETGRTVGKIVVTL, encoded by the coding sequence ATGAAAGCAATAGTATTAAAAGAAGCAGGAAACGTTGAAAATTTAGAATACGTAGAATTGAAAAAAACAACGATTAACGATGGAGAAGTATTGATAAAAGTAAAAGCCATCAGCATCAATCCGGTTGATGTAAAAAGCCGTGCCGGAAAAGGAGTTTACGGAAGAATCAAAACAGAAAATCCACTGATTTTAGGTTGGGATATTTCAGGAATTGTAGAAGAAACTAAAAGCTCCGACTTTAAAGTTGGTGATGAGGTTTTCGGAATGGTCAATTTCCCAGGACACGGAAAAGCGTATGCAGAATATGTCGCAGTTCCTGCCAATCAACTGGCTCTAAAACCTAAAAATATCTCTTTTGAAGATGCTGCAGCTTCAACTTTGGTTGCGCTTACCGCGTATCAGGCGTTGGTTCACAATGCGAATATTCAGGAAGGGCAAAACGTTTTGGTTCACGCCGCTTCGGGTGGAGTAGGACATATTACGGTACAGATTGCCAAATATTTAGGAGCGCAAGTGACAGGAACCTCTTCCGCAAAAAATAAAGATTTTGTGTTGAGTTTAGGTGCAGATTCACATATCGATTATCACGGTTTCGACTGGAAATCAGCGGGCAGAACTTTTGATTTTGTACTGGATACAATAGGCGCCGAAAATATTGACCACTCCCTTGAAGTGACGAAAGAGGGCGGCTCCATCATCAGTATTCCAACAGGACTGAATGAAGAGGTAACAGCAAAAGCGGAAGCTAAAGGGGTGAAAGGCTATTTCATTCTTGTACAATCCAGCGGTGAAGATATGAAACAGATTGCTTCTTTACTGGAAAGCGGTGTTGTAAAACCTCACGTTTCAAAGGTTTTTCCTTTTGAACAAATGAGAGAAGCGCATTTGGAGCAGGAAACGGGCAGAACGGTTGGAAAAATCGTGGTGACTTTGTAA
- a CDS encoding acetolactate decarboxylase, whose product MKSTGDFGLRTFNQLNGELITLDGIIRILPSVKMEIAAENLKSPFTSPLFMFILTVLAVFYKNMTGAFGFWLISSLALLFIFHNMNFVQLILSVSIHTVF is encoded by the coding sequence ATTAAAAGCACCGGAGATTTCGGGCTCCGAACATTTAATCAACTCAACGGAGAACTGATTACTCTGGATGGAATTATTAGGATTTTACCCTCCGTGAAAATGGAAATAGCAGCAGAAAACCTGAAATCTCCATTTACTTCACCGCTATTTATGTTTATTCTCACTGTATTGGCAGTTTTTTATAAAAATATGACAGGAGCTTTCGGTTTTTGGCTGATTTCTTCTTTGGCCCTTCTATTTATTTTTCACAATATGAATTTTGTCCAATTAATTCTCTCGGTGTCAATCCATACTGTTTTTTGA
- a CDS encoding SDR family oxidoreductase codes for MKKQTKNWTTSDIPQRNKGLAVITGSTEGIGYEDALALSSAGWNVIIMGRNALKGAATIAEILEINPKAKVSFEKIDLADLSSIKAFASRMIERGEPIDLLINNAGVMTPPNRLETADGFELQFGTNHIGHFALTAQLLSLLRKAQDARVVTVSSIANRNGQINFDDLQSTSSYVPGKSYSQAKIANLMFALELQRRSEKHGWGITSIASHPGVSRTNLLINGAGKWSIPGIMRRFFPFLFQPQSQGALPTLFAATSPEAKGGLYYGPNKMSETRGFPTIAKIPEQANDSEVAKKLWEVSQKLAKVTF; via the coding sequence ATGAAAAAACAAACTAAAAATTGGACAACTTCAGATATTCCTCAAAGAAATAAAGGTTTAGCTGTCATCACAGGTAGTACCGAAGGTATTGGTTACGAAGATGCACTGGCATTATCTTCTGCCGGTTGGAACGTGATTATAATGGGACGGAACGCTCTAAAAGGAGCTGCAACCATTGCTGAAATTCTTGAAATTAATCCAAAAGCCAAAGTGAGTTTTGAGAAAATAGACCTTGCAGATCTATCCTCAATAAAAGCCTTTGCTTCAAGAATGATTGAAAGAGGCGAACCTATTGACTTATTGATCAACAACGCTGGCGTAATGACACCACCCAATAGGCTGGAAACTGCCGATGGTTTTGAGTTACAATTTGGTACCAATCATATTGGTCATTTTGCATTGACAGCCCAATTGCTTTCTTTGCTTCGTAAAGCACAAGATGCTCGTGTGGTTACCGTTTCGAGCATCGCCAATCGTAATGGGCAAATTAATTTTGATGACCTTCAGTCGACATCTTCGTATGTTCCAGGGAAATCATACAGCCAGGCAAAAATTGCGAACTTAATGTTTGCTTTAGAATTGCAAAGACGAAGTGAAAAGCACGGTTGGGGCATCACAAGTATTGCTTCACATCCGGGTGTTTCCCGAACCAATCTATTGATAAATGGTGCCGGTAAATGGAGTATTCCGGGAATTATGCGAAGATTTTTTCCGTTTTTATTTCAGCCACAGTCACAAGGAGCATTGCCCACTTTATTTGCAGCCACTTCACCGGAAGCTAAGGGCGGATTGTATTATGGACCTAATAAAATGAGTGAAACCCGTGGTTTTCCAACTATCGCAAAAATCCCTGAACAAGCAAATGATTCAGAAGTTGCTAAAAAATTATGGGAAGTATCGCAAAAATTAGCAAAGGTTACATTTTAA
- a CDS encoding SDR family oxidoreductase: protein MSKKIVLITGTNSGFGWLTAKSVAALGHQVYATMRDTNGKNSAKAKALSEIENITVLDVALTDENSVQNAIDTIIAKEGTIDVLVNNAGFSRNGVAESFTIADVQEIFDINVIAPWRLMKLVLPFMRKQSEGLIINITSGFGTVSFPFATMYSASKFGLEGISEGLHYEVRPLGVDVAILQPGAFPTEMSRKFNPDSDASVNDAYQAIADYPNKMGAAIGKAFETLNPNPQDVADAVVNLISLPKGKRPIRTNVDPFTGQYIKAANDAVQVEYDKALTAFGMGDLLK, encoded by the coding sequence ATGAGCAAAAAAATAGTATTAATTACAGGAACAAATAGCGGATTTGGATGGCTTACCGCAAAAAGCGTTGCTGCCTTGGGACACCAAGTATATGCAACCATGAGAGATACAAACGGTAAAAATTCAGCTAAAGCAAAAGCTCTTTCCGAAATAGAAAACATCACCGTTTTGGATGTCGCACTTACGGACGAAAATAGTGTGCAGAACGCCATAGATACCATTATCGCAAAAGAAGGAACAATAGATGTTTTGGTAAACAATGCGGGTTTTAGCAGAAACGGTGTGGCCGAAAGTTTTACCATTGCAGATGTGCAAGAAATATTTGATATCAATGTCATCGCACCTTGGAGATTGATGAAATTGGTGTTGCCATTTATGCGTAAGCAATCCGAAGGTCTTATCATCAATATCACCAGCGGATTTGGTACAGTTTCATTTCCTTTTGCAACAATGTACAGTGCTTCAAAATTTGGTTTGGAAGGAATCAGTGAAGGTTTGCATTACGAAGTAAGACCATTGGGTGTAGATGTTGCCATCCTACAGCCGGGTGCTTTCCCGACAGAGATGTCACGAAAATTCAACCCTGATTCCGATGCTTCGGTTAACGATGCATATCAAGCCATAGCAGATTATCCTAATAAAATGGGAGCTGCTATTGGTAAGGCATTTGAAACCTTAAATCCTAATCCGCAAGATGTTGCAGACGCCGTGGTAAATTTAATCAGCTTACCGAAAGGTAAGCGCCCGATAAGAACCAATGTTGATCCTTTCACAGGACAATACATCAAGGCTGCAAATGATGCCGTGCAAGTTGAATATGATAAAGCGCTAACGGCGTTTGGAATGGGAGATTTGTTGAAGTAA
- a CDS encoding helix-turn-helix domain-containing protein — protein sequence MKKDKNIPYHYNSLTELHRMLGLPKPLHPLISLFDNTSKKIDYSNITDLRTSAFYKISYKSNLTGQIKYGQHHYDFDEGGLFFVSPNQITSNSDNNGDHSGYTLLIHPDFLLSYPLANKIKQYGFFSYSVDEALHLSDKERDTVISIFKNIDEELKSRIDDFSQDVMISLIETLLNYSNRFYKRQFITRKQVNNDLLQKMEKILEKAFEDENLAVQGIPTVQDPSNSLHLSPSYLSDMLRSLTGQNAQQHIQNKIIEKSKEKLSTSDLSISEIAYELGFEYSQSFSRLFKAKTNQSPLEFRSSFN from the coding sequence ATGAAAAAGGACAAAAATATTCCTTACCATTACAATTCACTTACAGAATTACATCGGATGCTTGGGTTGCCAAAACCCTTGCACCCGTTGATCAGTCTATTCGACAATACCAGTAAAAAGATAGATTACAGTAACATAACAGACCTGAGAACTTCAGCATTTTATAAGATTTCTTACAAATCAAATCTTACCGGGCAGATAAAATACGGACAACATCATTATGATTTTGATGAGGGTGGATTGTTTTTTGTGTCACCTAATCAGATTACTTCAAATAGCGATAATAACGGCGATCATTCTGGTTACACTTTATTGATTCATCCCGATTTTTTATTATCTTATCCTTTGGCAAATAAGATAAAGCAGTATGGCTTTTTCTCTTATTCTGTGGATGAAGCATTGCATCTTTCAGATAAAGAAAGGGACACTGTTATTTCAATTTTCAAGAATATTGATGAAGAGTTAAAGAGCAGGATTGACGATTTCAGTCAAGATGTAATGATCTCATTAATAGAAACTTTGCTCAATTACAGCAATAGATTTTACAAGAGACAATTTATAACCCGAAAACAAGTTAATAACGACCTGTTACAAAAAATGGAGAAAATTTTGGAAAAAGCTTTTGAGGATGAAAATCTGGCAGTTCAAGGAATCCCAACAGTCCAGGATCCTTCCAACAGCCTCCATCTTTCGCCAAGCTATTTGAGTGATATGTTGCGCTCTTTAACAGGACAAAATGCACAACAGCACATTCAAAACAAGATTATTGAAAAATCAAAAGAAAAATTATCTACTTCTGATTTATCAATTTCAGAAATAGCCTATGAATTAGGATTTGAATATTCGCAATCTTTCAGTCGCTTATTTAAAGCTAAAACCAATCAAAGCCCGCTTGAGTTTAGGTCTAGTTTTAATTAG
- a CDS encoding SDR family NAD(P)-dependent oxidoreductase: MKQYNYQGDLQKPINSGFNAKSTTDEVIKGINLEGKIAIVTGGNTGIGLETVKTLSKAGATVIVPARNLEKAKRNLAGIARVELEELDLANPGSVDAFAEKFLVSGRPLHLLINNAGIMWVPLRRDDRGFESQLAINYLAHFQLTARLWSALKKANGARVVNVSSGGHQFSDFDFEDPNFIHREYETLIGYGQSKTAVNLFSLEFDNRAKKHNVRSYVLCPGAVGETELSRDAPADLFHKLGYSDAEGNILPEVAASLKTIPQGAATTVWCATSPLLNDLGGVYCENVEIANLNSDVSIIGGVKAYSLDEKNAKRLWNLSEEMTGISFEVS, translated from the coding sequence ATGAAACAATACAATTATCAAGGTGATTTGCAAAAGCCAATTAATTCTGGATTTAATGCAAAATCAACAACAGATGAAGTTATTAAGGGTATTAATCTCGAAGGAAAAATCGCTATCGTTACAGGAGGAAATACAGGAATTGGATTGGAAACAGTTAAAACTTTATCCAAAGCAGGAGCAACCGTAATCGTTCCGGCTCGCAACCTCGAAAAAGCAAAAAGAAATCTTGCCGGAATTGCTCGTGTGGAATTGGAAGAACTGGATTTAGCCAATCCCGGTTCTGTTGATGCTTTTGCAGAAAAATTTCTGGTTTCAGGACGTCCGCTTCATTTGCTCATCAATAATGCCGGCATCATGTGGGTTCCGTTACGCAGAGATGATCGGGGTTTCGAATCTCAATTGGCAATCAATTATTTAGCACATTTTCAACTCACAGCAAGATTGTGGTCTGCACTGAAAAAAGCTAACGGCGCAAGGGTTGTAAATGTTTCTTCCGGCGGACATCAGTTTTCTGATTTCGATTTTGAAGATCCGAATTTCATCCATCGTGAATATGAGACGTTAATCGGCTATGGACAATCTAAAACCGCTGTCAATCTTTTTTCGCTCGAGTTTGACAATCGTGCAAAAAAACACAATGTGAGAAGCTATGTTTTGTGTCCCGGAGCTGTCGGAGAAACGGAATTGTCAAGAGATGCACCTGCAGACTTGTTTCACAAATTGGGTTATAGCGATGCGGAAGGAAACATTTTACCGGAAGTTGCCGCTTCCTTGAAAACCATTCCCCAGGGAGCAGCAACTACGGTTTGGTGCGCTACAAGTCCATTGCTTAATGATTTAGGAGGTGTCTATTGTGAAAATGTTGAAATAGCAAATCTTAATTCGGATGTATCGATTATAGGCGGAGTTAAAGCTTATTCGCTGGATGAAAAAAATGCAAAACGCTTATGGAATTTGAGTGAAGAAATGACAGGCATTTCATTTGAAGTGAGTTGA
- a CDS encoding cupin domain-containing protein, giving the protein MKNLLLITTTLFAAKISAQNVQLFTLKQLPAKPVNELLTRGMISGEQGTIGYFTYKKGAVVPTHHHSNEQYSLITKGSVKVKILDKEYIVKAGDGIIIPPNVPHSFTALEDDTIDIDFFSPARKDWIEGKDNYYQKK; this is encoded by the coding sequence ATGAAGAATCTATTATTAATTACGACTACGCTATTTGCTGCGAAAATTTCTGCACAAAATGTTCAGCTATTTACGTTAAAACAATTACCTGCAAAACCGGTGAATGAGCTTCTCACAAGAGGAATGATTTCCGGCGAACAGGGAACGATTGGATATTTTACGTATAAAAAAGGAGCGGTAGTTCCAACCCATCATCATTCCAATGAGCAATATTCTTTAATCACAAAAGGAAGTGTAAAAGTGAAAATTCTGGATAAAGAATATATCGTTAAAGCTGGAGACGGAATCATCATTCCACCGAATGTTCCGCACAGTTTTACAGCATTGGAGGATGATACAATTGACATCGATTTTTTCAGTCCGGCAAGAAAAGACTGGATCGAAGGAAAGGATAATTATTACCAGAAGAAATAG
- a CDS encoding Crp/Fnr family transcriptional regulator, with amino-acid sequence MEKLIEYILHFGNLNQQQIDFIKSKATELELKKDDYFSEAGKIPKYIGFVLEGVFRFCYYNNKGEEITYYFISENSFVSDQQKFDAQAAATDYIQAVTDCKMLVFSKKDWDEILNTILDWDKISAKITHKCLTEAMDRRSPLVSEDGTTRYLSFLEKYPMLINRVPLSLVASYLGVTQQSLSRIRKNIR; translated from the coding sequence ATGGAAAAGTTAATTGAATATATACTGCATTTTGGCAATTTGAACCAACAGCAAATCGACTTTATCAAAAGTAAGGCAACGGAATTGGAATTGAAAAAAGATGATTATTTTTCCGAAGCAGGAAAAATACCAAAATACATTGGTTTCGTTTTGGAGGGTGTTTTTCGTTTTTGCTATTACAATAATAAGGGCGAAGAAATCACCTATTATTTTATTAGCGAAAACAGTTTTGTTTCAGATCAGCAAAAATTTGATGCGCAAGCAGCAGCAACTGATTACATCCAAGCTGTAACCGATTGTAAAATGCTAGTGTTCTCTAAAAAAGATTGGGACGAAATTTTAAATACAATTCTGGATTGGGATAAGATTTCAGCTAAAATAACACACAAATGTTTAACCGAAGCGATGGACAGAAGAAGTCCGTTGGTTTCGGAAGACGGAACTACCCGTTACCTGTCATTCCTCGAAAAATATCCAATGCTTATCAATCGTGTTCCGCTTTCATTGGTCGCTTCGTACTTGGGCGTTACGCAACAATCGTTGAGCAGAATTAGAAAAAACATCCGCTAG
- a CDS encoding L-dopachrome tautomerase-related protein, with protein MNLKNIAILAMALVSLSACKESSKQPKQMANSEVSTEENAQLEEVFADSTYQLTGVAVAKDNRVFVNYPYWLDTHSYSVVEVKDGKPVPYPDEEWNNFKKGEDGQNKFVTVQSVVTDDKGFLWVVDAAGIGLGKVYQHSSKVVKINLATNKIEKIYRFPENVVSEDVYINDIRVDNENGFAYLSNSNTGGIVVLNIKTGASRLVLANSSSVKSDPNYHFSPLGTELKKGDGSLLKVNSDGIALTPDNQYLYYKPLTDNRLYRIKTSLLRDFKTNEAVLNKSVEDLGKFITTDGMIFDKKGNLYLGDLEKNSIVKITPDLKMQTIVKDDEKLIWPDSYSISDDGYLYISNSQIQLMPWFHNGVAQFKKPFKVFRIKI; from the coding sequence ATGAACTTAAAAAATATAGCAATATTAGCAATGGCATTGGTTTCCTTGAGCGCCTGCAAAGAGTCTTCCAAACAGCCGAAACAAATGGCTAATAGCGAAGTTTCTACCGAAGAAAATGCACAATTAGAAGAAGTTTTTGCTGACAGCACATATCAGCTAACGGGTGTTGCCGTGGCAAAAGATAACCGGGTTTTTGTGAATTATCCTTATTGGCTGGACACGCATTCTTATTCGGTTGTTGAGGTAAAAGATGGAAAACCAGTTCCTTATCCCGATGAAGAATGGAATAATTTTAAAAAAGGTGAGGATGGGCAAAATAAATTTGTAACCGTACAGTCTGTAGTTACCGATGATAAAGGATTTCTTTGGGTAGTGGATGCGGCAGGAATAGGATTGGGTAAAGTTTACCAACACAGCAGTAAGGTGGTGAAAATCAATTTAGCCACAAATAAAATTGAGAAAATATACAGATTTCCTGAAAATGTGGTGAGCGAAGATGTTTACATCAATGATATCCGCGTGGATAATGAAAATGGTTTTGCATATTTAAGCAATTCAAACACAGGGGGAATCGTTGTGCTCAATATTAAAACAGGAGCATCAAGATTGGTTTTAGCCAATTCTTCTTCGGTCAAATCTGACCCGAATTATCACTTTTCACCTTTGGGAACAGAGCTTAAAAAAGGAGACGGTTCTTTATTAAAAGTGAATTCAGACGGTATTGCGCTGACTCCCGATAACCAATACTTATACTACAAACCACTTACGGATAACCGTTTGTACAGAATTAAAACAAGTTTACTGAGAGATTTTAAAACCAATGAAGCTGTTTTAAACAAAAGTGTAGAAGATCTAGGAAAATTCATCACGACAGACGGGATGATTTTCGATAAAAAAGGAAACCTGTATTTGGGAGATTTGGAGAAAAATTCAATCGTAAAAATCACGCCGGATTTGAAAATGCAGACAATTGTAAAAGACGATGAAAAACTGATCTGGCCGGACAGTTACAGTATTTCTGATGATGGATATTTATACATTTCCAATTCTCAGATTCAGCTGATGCCTTGGTTTCATAATGGGGTAGCGCAGTTTAAAAAGCCTTTTAAAGTGTTTAGAATTAAAATTTAA